The genomic DNA TGGCCAGGGCCCGGACCTCGTTGAGGGTCACGTCGGGATGGTAGCGGATGCCGCCCTTGGTGGGCCCCAGGACCGTGCTGTGGTGCACCCGGTAGCCGGTGAAGATCCGCACCGACCCGTCGTCCATCTTCACCGGGAAGTTCACGGTCAGCTCCCGCTTGGGGTAGGCGAGGAACTCCCGGATACCCCGCTTGAGGGGCAGGTGGTCCGCCGCCTGGTTGAACTGGCGCAGGGCCATCTGCCAGGGATCTTCCCGCGGGGTGATCACCGTCGCCTGCGCTGCCATGGTGCGTCCCTCCCCCGTGTGCCGCCAGGCAGAGGGGTTCCCCGCGGGGGGCGGCGGGTCCTGCGCGGACGGGCGGTCAGCGCACCAGGGCGGAGACCGGGACGAGGACGATCCCCTCCCTGTCGAACTCGGGCAGCATCTGTTGCAGCACCCGTGCGGTCGGCCGGGTCACGTGGCCGATGGCCACCGCCTCCCCCCGGGCGCGGGCCATGGAGATCAGCCGGCGCAGCTGCGCGCGGATGGCGTCGGGGTCGTCGTCGGTGTCGAGGAACACCGCCCGGGACGCGGCGGGCACCCCCATCTCCTGTGCCACACGGGCGGCCACCGAACGGGGGGACGTCACGCTGTCCACGAAGAACAGCCCGCGGGACCGGGCCACCGCGAGGATGGCGCGCATCACGCGGGGATCGGCGGTGCCCCGGGACCCCATGTGGTTGTTGATCCCCACCGCGCCGGGCACCTGGGCCAGATTCGCGGCCACCGTGCGGGTGATCTCCTCGTCGCTCATCTCCACCCGCACTCCCCCGGGTCCGAGGGCGCGCGCGGGGTCTTCGGGCTCCACCGGCTGGTGGAGCAGGACCTCCAGTCCGGCGGCGGCGGCCCGCCGGGCCACCTCCGCCGAGTACCGCAGGCCCGGCAGCACCGCCACCGTCGCGGGCCGGCCCAGGGCCAGCACCGGCTCCAGCTGCTCCAGGCTGCCTCCCGCGTCGTCGAAGATGATGGCCACCCGGCCCGCCGCCGGCGGAGCCTGCACCTGGATGCGGTGGGTGGTGACCTCCCGTCCCGCCCGCAGCACGGCGACCCGGACGCTGGAGCCCTCGACCCGCACCACCGCCCCCGCCGACCGGGCCTCGGGCGACAGGCGGGCCGCCACCTGGCGAGCCCCCAGGGGAGTCCGCAGGGTCACGATGCGGGTGGTCCAGCGCAGCCGGCGGCCCTCCACCCAGGCGGAGTCCGGCCGGACATCCGACGACACCGGGGATCCGATCCGCCGCAGCGCGCCGGCAACGGCCCGGTCCACGGCAGAAGCGTCCACCACCACGTCCGCGGGCGGCGGAGGCGTCCCCGGAGGCCGACCGGCCTCGCGCAGCGCCAGCGCCACGCCCGCCGCCAGGCCCAGGGCGACCGCGGCCGCCAGGGCGAAGGGGCGGCGGAGGGGACGGCGGGTGCGGCGGGAGGACGCCACCGGGTCAGGCCGCGCGGGCTGCCGCTCCCGAGGCGGGAACGGCGGGAGGCCGCCCGCTGCGCTGCAGCCGCCGGCGCAGGACGTCCACCGCCTGCCGGAGCTGTTCGGCCTGCATCGCCTGCAGGGCCTGCTCGATCGCGTTCTCGCTCTGGCCCCGCATCCTCTGGCGCAGGGCCTCCTCGGTCTCGCCGGCCCGCACGTCGGGCGTCAGGCCGCGGCCGTGGATATCCCGCCCGGCGGGGGTCAGGTACTTGGCGGTGGTGATGGCGGCCCCCGAGCCCAGGGGGAGGTCCACCACAGTCTGGATCACGCCCTTGCCGAAGGTGGTGACGCCCACCAGGGGAGCGATGCGGTGGTCCTGCAGGGCCCCCGAGACGATCTCCGACGCGCTGGCGGTGAACTCGTTGACCAGGACCACCACCGGGATCCGCACCTTGGCCCGGCGCGAGGCGCGCTCGGTCTGCTGGCGGCCGCTGCGGTCCACGGTGTGCACCAGGGGCTGGCCGGCCGGGACGAAGTGGTCGGCCACCTGCAGCGAGATGTCCAGCAGGCCGCCGCCGTTGTTGCGCAGGTCCAGCAGCAGCCCGCGGGCGCCGTCGGACTGCACCTGGCGCAGCAGGCGGGCGAACGCCGCCTCGGTGTTCTCGTTGAACGTCACCAGGCGGATGTAGCCGATGTCCAGCTGCCGCAGCCGCGCCCGGGTGGCGTCGTCCAGCTGGTCGGGCCCTTCGGCGGCGACGATCTCGATGCGGTCGCGGACGATGGTCACCTCGAACCGGCGCTCCCCGCGCCGCACCGCCAGGCGCACCGCCGTCCCCTGGGGGCCGCGGATGCGGACCACCGCCTCCTGCAGCGCCATCCCCTCCGTGGGAACGCCGTCGATGGCCTCGATCCGGTCGCCGGCCCGCAGCCCCGCCCGGGCCGCCGGCGTCCCCGGAATGGGCTGCACCACGATCAGGTGGCCGTCCTTGATGTCGATGAAGATCCCGATGCCGAAGAAGAATCCCTGGGCGTCCTGCTTGAACTCCTGGTAGGCCCGCGGGTCCAGAAAGCGGGTATAGGGATCTCCCAGCGCCTCCAGCATCCCCCGGGCGGCGGCGAAGTACACCTGGGTGAGGTCCGGGGCGGGCGCGCAGCGACGGGGGATGTCCCGCACCAGGGCCGCCACCCGCTGGCGCCCCACCGGCGTGGCGTCGGGAGGGTGGACGCGCCGGGCGCAGGCCGGCCCCACCGCTTCCAGCACGGCCTTCTCGGCTCCGGCGTACAGCCGGGCGTCGTCCACGGTGCGGTCGATATAGCGGGCGTGGACCTCCCGCGCCACCGCGGCCAGCAGGGCCTCGCCCGCGGCGGCGGGATCCGCCTGGCCTCCCACCCCCAGCCGGGTCCAGGCGGCCGCGGCGGCCACCACCGCGGCCACCAGAAGGCCGACCACCAGAGCGCGCTGCCGGATCGTCGCCATCGCTCCCGTCGGCACCCGCCCGTCCAGACCGAGTCCCACTTATTCTACCCAAAAAGCCGGAGGGCGGGACGCCGGGGGACCTCCGGCCGTCAGGGGGGAGGCGCTCACAGGCGGTCGGGATCCACCGGGACCCCGTCGATGCGGATCTCGAAGTGCACGTGAGGTCCTGTGGAATACCCGGTGCTGCCCACGCGGCCGATGGGCTGGCCGCGGCGGACCGGGTCGGGGGGCCGCACCAGGATGGTCGAGAGGTGGCCGTACAGGGTGGAGACGCCGCCGCCGTGGTCCACGATCACGATCTTGCCGTACCCGCCAAACCACCCGGCGTAGATCACCCGCCCCGGCGCGGCCGCCAGGACCGGCGCGCCGTGCGGGGCGGCGATGTCCACGCCCCGGTGCAGGTGCCGGATCCCGAACAGCGGGTGGCGGCGCACGCCGAACCACGACGTGAAGACGCCCCGCGCCGGCCAGGCAAACGCAAACGGCACCCGGGCCTCGGCCACCCGGGCCCGCGCCGGCTGCTGCGCCCGCCGGATCAGGGCCTCCAGTTCCCGGGACGCCTGCTCCAGCTCGCGGACGACCTGCTCGTAGGCGGCCCGCTCGGTCTGGACGCGGTCCAGCAGCGTGCGCTTGGCCCGCTCCTGGGCCGCCAGCTCATCCCGGCGGGCCGCCGCCTGCGCGGCCAGGGCCCGCAGGACCACCCGGTCGCGCTCCAGGGCCTGGATCAGCTCCCGGTGGCGGCGCGCGTCGGCCGCGTACTCCTCCAGGGCGGCGGTGTCCGCCCGGACCACCGCCGTCACCAGGCGCCACCGGGTGATGAACCCCACAAAGTCGTCGGCGCCCAGCAGGACGTCGGCGTATCCCGAGCGCCCGTAGGTGTAGATGTCCCGGAGCCGCTCCCCCAGACGGGCGCGGCGGTCCCGCAGCCGCCGCTCGGTGGCCGCCAGATCCGCCGCCGTCTTGCGCAGCCTCTGCTCGGTCTCCTGCTGTTCGCGGGCCAGGTCCCGCAGCCGGATCTCGGCCTGCTCCCGGGTGCGGTCGATGCCCTCCAGCTCGCGCAGAAGCCGCCGCTCCCGGGCCCGCGCCACGTGCAGGCGCTGGCGGTGCTCCCGCAGGCGGGCCAGGACCTGGTCCAGCCGCCGGGCGGGCGGCAGGGGAGACGCCGGCGCGGGGGCGGCGCCGGCCTCGGGGGGCGCGAGGAGGACCGCCACCAGGGCCAGGACGGCGGGCGCCCTCACGAGGACACGAACCTCCGCACGGCGATCACGCTCCCCACCGCCCCCACCCCCACTCCCGCGCCGGCCACCGCCCCGGCCACCAGGGCGGCGACGCGGGACGGCGGAACCACGGGCAAGAACGGCAGCGCCGCGGCCAGGCGGGAGGCCACCACGGCGTAGACGCCCAGCAGCACCAGCGCCGCCGCCGCAGCCGCCGCGGCGCCCTGGAGCATCCCCTCCAGCAGCAGCGGCCACTGGACGGCCCACCGGCTGGCGCCCACCAGGAGCATGATGTCCAGCTCCTGGCGCCGGGCCAGCACGGTCATCCGGATGGTGTTGGCCACCACCACCGCCGCCACCGCGGCCAGGCAGGCCGTGGCCGCCGCCGCCCCGATCCGCACCGCCGCCGTCAGGGCCAGCAGCCGGTCGGTGACCCGGGCGCCGTAGGTCACCTCGGCCACGCCGGGAACCGCCGCCACCGCGGCCGCCACCCGGCGGATCTGCCGCGGGTCGGTGACCGCCACCTCCAGCGAGTCCGGCAGAGGGTTGTGCTCGCGCAGATCGTCAAACGCCGGCGAGTCGCCCAGGCGCTGGCGCAGGGCGCGCAGGGCCTCGTCCCGGGAGACAAACCGGACGCGCGCCACGCCCGAAAGCGCCGCCACCGCCTCCCGCGCCCGCGCGATCCGGTCGCCGTCCAGGCCGTCCTGGAGGTAGGCCACCACCTGCACCTGGGCCTCCAGGACCTCCGCCAGGTGGGACAGATTGGCCGCCGCCAGCACGCCCGCCCCGGCCGCCAGCAGGGCCACGCCGATGGTGGTGACCGCGGCCGCCGTCATGAGGCCGTTGCGGCGGAAGCCGGCGGCCGCCTCGGCGGCGACATACCGGGCCTGCCACGCCAGCAGGCGCACCCGGCGGCCCACGGCGGCGCGGCGGGGCCCGGCCGGATGGGCCGGGCGTCCGTGCCGGCGCTGGTGGCGGACCACGCCTACGCCTCCCGGGCGTACCGCCCCCGGGGCTGGTCGCGCACCACGCGGCCTCCCGCCAGCTCGATCACCCGCTGGCGGCAGGCGTCCACGATGGCCTTGTTGTGGGTGGCCACCAGCACCGTGGTCCCGCGGGCGTTGATCTCCGCCAGCAGGCGGATGATCTCCCACGAGGTCCGGGGGTCCAGGTTGCCGGTGGGCTCGTCGGCCAGCAGCAGCGGAGGGTCGCCGGCGATGGCGCGGGCGATGCTCACCCGCTGCTGCTCTCCGCCCGACAGTTCCGCCGGGTAGGCTTCGGCCCGGTGGGCCACACCCACCAGGTCCAGGGCCCGGAGGGCCCGCGGGCGGACCTCGTCGGGGGGCACGCCGGTCACCCGCAGGACAAACGCCACGTTTTCCCAGGCGGTGCGGCGGGGCAGCAACTTGAAGTCCTGAAACACCACTCCCAGGCGCCGCCGCAGCAGGGCCACCCCCCCGCCCCGCAGGCGTCCCACATCCCGCCCCAGGACGCACACCCGGCCGGTGGTGGGAATCTCATCGCGGTAGATCAGCCGCAGGAGGGTGGACTTGCCCGTCCCGGTGGGCCCCACCAGGAAGACGAACTCCCCCGGATCAATGCGGAAGGACACGCTCCGGAGGGCGACGATGCCGGCGGGGAAGATCTTGGTGACGTCCTCGAACTGGACCATGCGCTGCTCCGACGACAAGGCGCGACGACCGCGACGGCGCGAGCGACGTCAGGGGGCGGTATTCGACTTCGGAGCGGGAAATCCTTGCCGCCGGCGTCAGGACGGGAGCGGCCAGGTCAGGTTCCACCGGCGCAGGGCGGCGGCGGTCCGGTCGTCGGTCATGTCCAGGCTGATGGGGGTCACCGAGATCTGCCCGCGGGCCAGCGCCCAGGTGTCCGTGCCCTCCTCGTCCTCCTGGTCGGCGGGTTCGCCCGTCAGCCAGTAGTAGGTCCGGCCCCGGGGGTCCAGCCGGCGGTCCAGGCGGCTGAGGTAGCGCCGCCGGCTCTGGCGGGTGATGGCCACGCCGGCGATGCGCTCGGGGGGGAGGTTGGGGACGTTCACGTTGAGCAGGACGTCCTCGGGCAACCCGTGGAGGAGGATGAGCCGCGCCAGCGCCACCGCAAACGCGGCGGCCGCAGTGAAGAGGGGGTCGCGGAATCCTGCCACCGAGATGGCGACGGCGGGTACGCCGAAGATGGCCCCTTCCATGGCCCCCGACACGGTCCCCGAATAGGTGAGGTCCCGGGCCACGTTGGGGCCTACGTTGATGCCCGAGAAGACGATCTCGGGGCGCGCCGGCAGCAGGCCCAGCATCCCCAGGGCGACGCAGTCGGCGGGGGTCCCGTTGGTGGCCCACGCCCGCACTGTGGAGCCGGGCAGGACCACGGGGTGGGCCCGCAGCGGTTTGTGCAGGGTGATGGCGTGGCCGGTGGCGCTGCGCTCCCGGTCGGGAGCCACCACATAGGCCTCCGCCACCGGCTCGAAGGCCTCCACCAGCGCCCGCAGCCCCGGCGAGGCGATGCCGTCGTCGTTGGTGATGAGCACGCGCATGGTTCTGCTACGACCGGCCCGCCACCAGGGAGGCGAACCGGCGGGCGTCGTCCCACATGGTCACGTTGTTGAACAGCACGTAAAACGTCACCCGCCGGGCGGCGCACCATCGCCGCAGCTGCTCCAGATCCTCGTCGGTATACCGGTAGCGGTAGCCGGTCCGGCCGTGAAGGCGGAAATAGCGGATCGGGCCCGGGGCCGGCCGCAGGACGAACGGATCCGTGCAGTGGATCAGGTCCAGCTCCGCGCACAGCCGGGCCACCAC from Armatimonadota bacterium includes the following:
- the surE gene encoding 5'/3'-nucleotidase SurE, with the translated sequence MRVLITNDDGIASPGLRALVEAFEPVAEAYVVAPDRERSATGHAITLHKPLRAHPVVLPGSTVRAWATNGTPADCVALGMLGLLPARPEIVFSGINVGPNVARDLTYSGTVSGAMEGAIFGVPAVAISVAGFRDPLFTAAAAFAVALARLILLHGLPEDVLLNVNVPNLPPERIAGVAITRQSRRRYLSRLDRRLDPRGRTYYWLTGEPADQEDEEGTDTWALARGQISVTPISLDMTDDRTAAALRRWNLTWPLPS
- a CDS encoding divergent polysaccharide deacetylase family protein yields the protein MASSRRTRRPLRRPFALAAAVALGLAAGVALALREAGRPPGTPPPPADVVVDASAVDRAVAGALRRIGSPVSSDVRPDSAWVEGRRLRWTTRIVTLRTPLGARQVAARLSPEARSAGAVVRVEGSSVRVAVLRAGREVTTHRIQVQAPPAAGRVAIIFDDAGGSLEQLEPVLALGRPATVAVLPGLRYSAEVARRAAAAGLEVLLHQPVEPEDPARALGPGGVRVEMSDEEITRTVAANLAQVPGAVGINNHMGSRGTADPRVMRAILAVARSRGLFFVDSVTSPRSVAARVAQEMGVPAASRAVFLDTDDDPDAIRAQLRRLISMARARGEAVAIGHVTRPTARVLQQMLPEFDREGIVLVPVSALVR
- a CDS encoding S41 family peptidase; amino-acid sequence: MATIRQRALVVGLLVAAVVAAAAAWTRLGVGGQADPAAAGEALLAAVAREVHARYIDRTVDDARLYAGAEKAVLEAVGPACARRVHPPDATPVGRQRVAALVRDIPRRCAPAPDLTQVYFAAARGMLEALGDPYTRFLDPRAYQEFKQDAQGFFFGIGIFIDIKDGHLIVVQPIPGTPAARAGLRAGDRIEAIDGVPTEGMALQEAVVRIRGPQGTAVRLAVRRGERRFEVTIVRDRIEIVAAEGPDQLDDATRARLRQLDIGYIRLVTFNENTEAAFARLLRQVQSDGARGLLLDLRNNGGGLLDISLQVADHFVPAGQPLVHTVDRSGRQQTERASRRAKVRIPVVVLVNEFTASASEIVSGALQDHRIAPLVGVTTFGKGVIQTVVDLPLGSGAAITTAKYLTPAGRDIHGRGLTPDVRAGETEEALRQRMRGQSENAIEQALQAMQAEQLRQAVDVLRRRLQRSGRPPAVPASGAAARAA
- the ftsE gene encoding cell division ATP-binding protein FtsE, with amino-acid sequence MVQFEDVTKIFPAGIVALRSVSFRIDPGEFVFLVGPTGTGKSTLLRLIYRDEIPTTGRVCVLGRDVGRLRGGGVALLRRRLGVVFQDFKLLPRRTAWENVAFVLRVTGVPPDEVRPRALRALDLVGVAHRAEAYPAELSGGEQQRVSIARAIAGDPPLLLADEPTGNLDPRTSWEIIRLLAEINARGTTVLVATHNKAIVDACRQRVIELAGGRVVRDQPRGRYAREA
- the ftsX gene encoding permease-like cell division protein FtsX: MVRHQRRHGRPAHPAGPRRAAVGRRVRLLAWQARYVAAEAAAGFRRNGLMTAAAVTTIGVALLAAGAGVLAAANLSHLAEVLEAQVQVVAYLQDGLDGDRIARAREAVAALSGVARVRFVSRDEALRALRQRLGDSPAFDDLREHNPLPDSLEVAVTDPRQIRRVAAAVAAVPGVAEVTYGARVTDRLLALTAAVRIGAAAATACLAAVAAVVVANTIRMTVLARRQELDIMLLVGASRWAVQWPLLLEGMLQGAAAAAAAALVLLGVYAVVASRLAAALPFLPVVPPSRVAALVAGAVAGAGVGVGAVGSVIAVRRFVSS
- a CDS encoding Glu/Leu/Phe/Val dehydrogenase dimerization domain-containing protein — encoded protein: MAAQATVITPREDPWQMALRQFNQAADHLPLKRGIREFLAYPKRELTVNFPVKMDDGSVRIFTGYRVHHSTVLGPTKGGIRYHPDVTLNEVRALA
- a CDS encoding peptidoglycan DD-metalloendopeptidase family protein, which translates into the protein MRAPAVLALVAVLLAPPEAGAAPAPASPLPPARRLDQVLARLREHRQRLHVARARERRLLRELEGIDRTREQAEIRLRDLAREQQETEQRLRKTAADLAATERRLRDRRARLGERLRDIYTYGRSGYADVLLGADDFVGFITRWRLVTAVVRADTAALEEYAADARRHRELIQALERDRVVLRALAAQAAARRDELAAQERAKRTLLDRVQTERAAYEQVVRELEQASRELEALIRRAQQPARARVAEARVPFAFAWPARGVFTSWFGVRRHPLFGIRHLHRGVDIAAPHGAPVLAAAPGRVIYAGWFGGYGKIVIVDHGGGVSTLYGHLSTILVRPPDPVRRGQPIGRVGSTGYSTGPHVHFEIRIDGVPVDPDRL